AGGCCTGGGCGTGCCCCACCTGCGGCGGCCGGGGACTGCGTGCCCCGGTCCGCGGCGAGGCACGCACGGCGGAGGAGCTCGGTCGGACGTTCCCCGGCACCACGGTCCGCAGCTCCAGCGGCGAGCGCGTCCTCGACACGGTGCCCGCCGCCGCCCACATCGTCGTCGCCACGGTGGGCGCCGAGCCCGTCGCCGACGGCGGCTACGCCGCCGTGGTCGTCCTCGACACGTGGCTGAGCCTGGCCCGTGACGACATGCGCGCCGCGGAGGAGGCGCTGCGCCGGTGGCTCAACGCCGCCGCGCTGGCGCGCCCCGGCGGCCACGTGGTCGCCGTCGGCGACCCCGCACACCCGGCGCTGCAGGCACTGGTCCGGTGGGACCCCGCCGGCTACGCCCGTCGCGAGGCCGACGAGCGCGCGCAGGCCCACCTGCCGCCCGCCGCCCGGCTGGCGACGGTCACCGGCGACCTCGGCGCGCTCGACGACGTGCTGCACCTGCTCGACGTCCCGGAGGGCGCCGAGGTGCTCGGCCCGGTGGCGGTCGGCGACGAGCACCGCGTCCTGCTGCGCGTGCCCTGGACGCAGGGCCCGGCCCTCTCCGCCGCCCTGGGCGACCTCCAGCGGGTCCGCTCGGCCCGCAAGCTCGACCCCGTGCGGATCCAGGTCGACCCCCTCACGATCTAGCGCGGGTGCTGGCCGGGTCGGCGGCCTCCCTAGACTTGTGACCTCACGGTCCGGGCGCCCGACCGGCCGCCGACCGCTCCTCCGCACCGCCCCACCACACCGACCCACACCCCAGGGAGATCCGTGGCCGTCCAGCCGATCCGCCTCTTCGGCGACCCGGTGCTCCGCCAGCGAGCGATCGAGGTCGACAGCTTCGACCGGGAGCTGCGCCAGCTGGTCACCGACCTCACCGACACGATGCTCGCCGCGCCCGGCGCGGGCCTGGCCGCACCGCAGATCGGTGTCGGGCTCCGGGTGTTCACCTGGCACGTGCACGGTGAGCTCGGCCACCTGGTCAACCCGTCGCTGGAGCTCTCCGAGGACACCCAGGACGGCGCGGAGGGTTGCCTGTCGCTGCCAGAGCTGACCTACGACTGCCTGCGCGCGCTGTCCGTCGTCGCCACCGGCTTCGACATGCACGGCGAGCCGCAGCGGATCGAGGCCTCGGAGCTCCTGGCGCGCGCCATGCAGCACGAGACCGACCACCTCGACGGCATCCTCTTCATCGACAAGCTCGACACCGACGCCCGCAAGGCGGCGATGAAGGAGATCCGCGAGTCCGAGTGGTTCGGCCTGGAGAAGCCCACGGTCCGGGTCAGCCCGCACGCCACCCACGGGTTCGCCCGATGAGCGCGGCCTGATGCGCGTCGTCTTCGCGGGCACGCCCGAGGTGGCGCTGCCCGCCCTCGACGCGGTCGCCGCCAGCCGGCACGAGCTCGTCGGCGTCGTCACCCGCCCCGACGCCCCGAGCGGACGTGGCCGCCGCCTGGTGGCCAGCCCGGTGGCCCAGCGCGCCGACGAGCTCGGCGTACCCGTCCTCAAGCCGACCCACCCGCGCGAGCCCGACTTCCAGGCGGCCCTGGCCGGGCTCCGGGCCGACGCGTGCCCGGTGGTGGCCTACGGAGCCCTGCTGCCGCAGTCGGCGCTGGACCTCGTGCCGCACGGCTGGATCAACCTGCACTTCTCGGTGCTGCCGTCCTGGCGCGGAGCCGCTCCCGTCCAGCACTCGCTGTGGGCCGGTGACGAGGTGACCGGGGCGACCACCTTCCGGATCGTCAAGGAGCTCGACGCAGGTCCGGTCTTCGGCGTGATGACCGAGCGGATCCGCCCCGGCGACACGGCGGGCGACCTCCTGGCCCGGCTGGCGGAGGGGGGAGCGGGCCTGCTCGTGCAGACGCTCGACGGCATCGAGGACGGCAC
This genomic stretch from Nocardioides renjunii harbors:
- the def gene encoding peptide deformylase, whose protein sequence is MAVQPIRLFGDPVLRQRAIEVDSFDRELRQLVTDLTDTMLAAPGAGLAAPQIGVGLRVFTWHVHGELGHLVNPSLELSEDTQDGAEGCLSLPELTYDCLRALSVVATGFDMHGEPQRIEASELLARAMQHETDHLDGILFIDKLDTDARKAAMKEIRESEWFGLEKPTVRVSPHATHGFAR
- the fmt gene encoding methionyl-tRNA formyltransferase, whose protein sequence is MRVVFAGTPEVALPALDAVAASRHELVGVVTRPDAPSGRGRRLVASPVAQRADELGVPVLKPTHPREPDFQAALAGLRADACPVVAYGALLPQSALDLVPHGWINLHFSVLPSWRGAAPVQHSLWAGDEVTGATTFRIVKELDAGPVFGVMTERIRPGDTAGDLLARLAEGGAGLLVQTLDGIEDGTLEAREQQAEGVSFAPKITVEDARIDWAHPAVAIDRQVRACDPAPGAWSTFGGERIKIGPVRSVDREPLPPGVLDVTKNAVLVGTSTSPVQLGDVKAFGKKQMAAADWARGVRLESGARLGD